The Cyprinus carpio isolate SPL01 chromosome B22, ASM1834038v1, whole genome shotgun sequence genome contains the following window.
GTCTATCTCTACGGAGAGGCGGCTAGAAAAGAGAGCAGAAGGTCACTTCCCTCTGTCCGTGCAGGGGAATATGAAGCATTACCGGAGAAGGTAAGAACTCATCTAGACCTCAATTCTGTTCACTTCTTAGGCCTCGTAGACCACAAATCCATGACCTCTTTACGATCTTCTTAAgtcccgttcacaccaagaacgataactatattagtgtccacagTAGTGTACAATaactttctgtttattataagcacgcACTGCAGTGTCACTTTAAATACTTGAGCTCTtcaaagcaggatggattctgattggcagtctgtgtttttgcaatatttatttggTTTGCCCACAAGGTGGCAGCACTGGCCCAGCCAGTTTACAATTTTATTGCTCATAATTTCTGTTCATAATGCCTTTTTTTATTGCTTATAACTTCTGGAGATAAATAGTGCAAAACGTGGTCAAGGATAAAACATTCTAGCAGTGTTGgagaaagttaattttttttaaaataatgcattacaatatcgTGTTACTCCAtggaaaaagtaactaattgagTTACTTAGTTACTTATTATAGAAAGTAATGAATTCAGTTACCTTTTCCATGCTTTTTGTCCCCCGGGCTTGCTTACTtgttaaaagttatatttttggcaactgtaaaggccctttcataCCAAAAGGGAAATTAATAAGCCAAAAAATGAAATAACCATAAGAACTCATGATTTGAGTAACAAGCTGAGGTAATCAAAAACCAAATTTGCTTTGCCTGTAAAAAAAGGGGAAGGGGTTGCTGAATTGACATATATAAAGAACCAATCATTTTAGAGGGAAATGCTGCATAATCATATTCTTTGCCATGTATCTATTCTATATAAACTGTTGTACCCTTTTCGCTGCAGGGATTCTCTGTGATTGGAATTCGGTGAAATGGGACACTAGATTTCTTAGTCCCAAGTGATAAAGTCCATAAAGGGTCGAGACATCAGTTAGACTCTTAGGTGTTGGGAAGCTGTAATTCTTCACTGAACTGGTTAAACTGGTTCTCCAGTGCAGTCAGAGCTATTGTGATTGTGGTCAGAGAATTCACCTGAGGATAATTTTTGGTGTCGGGAAACACCAGGTTTAATGTTAGTCAGGTGCATAGGGGGATTTCTACCACAACGTCAAAACTGAAGGGCACACTTTCTCATGAGTACGTGGTTTATTTTGTGTCAAGTTTTTTGTGGGTTTTCATGCATATTCTAAATTTTAGTGAACAGCACTGTTTTATGTGCCATGTATGTGTAAACACCTTAAGTTaaagaaatgtgctttattttttggACCTTTTTCCTCAGTTAAAAAAGAGCGAATGGGCCCCTGAATATGGCCCCGCCACCTTCGTCCCTTCTTGGGGCGCCACAGTCACCGGCGCCCGAAAGTTTCTCATTGCCTACAATGTGAACCTTCTGAGCACTAAGGAACAGGCTCACAGAATCGCACTGGATATTAGAGAACAGGGCCGTGGGAAAGATCAggtatgtctgtgtgtgacgACACCGGGTTGGTCTAGGTTTTCAGTGTGCGTCAAATCTCAAACTTGAGAATAATTGTATGTATCACTTCCCTGAGGTTTTGATTATGTTCTTGTTCCTGTTAATTCACTGAATGTTCCTTCCGCAGCCCGGGCTTCTGAGGAAGGTTCAGGGAATGGGATGGTACTTGGAAGAGGCCAACCTTGCTCAGGTGTCCACCAACATCCTAGACTTTGAGGTGACGCCCATGCACGTGGTCTATGAGGAGATCTGTAGAGATGCCAAGGTGAGTTCGTTTTCAAACCTGAATCAGAATCATTTGAAACTGAATCAGAAGTGAATCGGATTTGTGTTTGTTCTACCTGTCCAGGATTTGAACCTTCCAGTGGTGGGGTCCCAGATAGTCGGTCTGATTCCTCTGAAGGCGATGCTGGACTGTGCGGACTTCTACATCCAAAAAGAAAATCTCTTCGTTGTGGAAGAGGAGCACAAAATCCGACTGGTGGGTTAAAATGAACATGGTCAAACATTCAACACAGCAGCAAATCGAATGTCTGACTTCATTCCTCTTTCATTATTCTGTCAGGTTATCAGCAAATTAGGACTCGAATCCTTGGGGCCATTTGTTCCAAAGGAGAGAATCATAGAGTAAGACCTaagatacattatatatactgAAAATAACTGACATTCTTTTTCTGTTTGGCTTCTCAGTGATGTCTAACAGGAGCACTGTATCTGATTGGTTGATGCTGAGTTTAGGTATATGGTGCGGGACAATCAGGACGATGGGCGGCTTGTGTCTCTGTCTCTACAGAAGTTTGTCCACAGTGTTGGGACCAGAACAGCGGCTCCTGGTGGAGGGTCTGTTTCTGCTGCAATCGCTGCTATGGTAATCATGaagattatgattttattatttatattaatttatatatagaaGTACCATACATTTTCATACTGACTGTATATTTCTTATATACAGATTGTActgtttgtaaatgtatattatatatttgtatatttataatacatttttaaatatattaataaaaaatatatatttttattaatgtatttaaaatatataatataaaaatatttatttgtataatatatatatatatattatacacacacacacacacacacacacacagtgtttaactgtatttttattaatatatttaaaaaacaaatttgttaatatgtgtgtatatatatatatatatatatatatatatatatatagacacgcatataatattacaaatacagatttttatacataatatttatacatcatatataaacatacataaatatacattgttttatttggtatttatagtattatagcactttaaataaatatatatgtatactccacacacacacacacagtgtttaactgcatttttattaatataggtaaaaatatttgttaatatgcatatatatatataggatctatacatatatatatatattttataataatattacacatagtattacaaatacaaatttttatacataatatttatacattatatataaacatacatatatacaagtgtttattttagcactttgaatgaatagatatatatatatatatataatatatatatatatatatatattatatatacatacatacacacacacacacacacacacacacatatatattctgaatatataataattgcattatatattatatattatttatctttatgTCTATGTGTCTTATTGTAAGGGTGCAGCTCTGGGCTGCATGGTCGGTCAGATGACATATGGGAAGAGGCAGTTTGAGTCTCTGGATGCGGAGATGAGAAAACTCATTCCTCCATTTCATGAAGCCATGAGCGACTTATTATTAAAAGTGGACGCTGATTCATCAGCTTTTAACAGCTACATGGTACACGAcctcatataaatatataaatgtacagttGGCCACTtaaaatgtttggatgtttttgcCAGCATATACATGCCAACTGTGTAAcaaaattgctttaaaatatgTCTAGATGATAATATCTTCTCACTCACAAAATGTGCTGATTGTTTTCTTGCATGTTTTTCATTACAGGCTGCTCTGAAATTGCCCAAAGGCACACCTGATGAAATCAAAAGGTACAGTTAATCACCTCTGTgaagttcaaacaaacaaaaacgtcCTTCCAATCCATCAAACTAGAGACAATACATGTCACCAGAAAACTAAGGAACATTCTGTATCATGTTAAACCAGTTTAAGCATTTGATTGATGCAAAGATATGTCATACAtcacaaaaagaaacagaaaagactAGACATTTATTTGCAGGGAAAAACCTGATGATATAAATACCATGTTACACAACTTGCATTTGACTGCCAAAGCAAATTCTCTTTAGTTGTAGAATGCAAATTACAATTGCAttggcaaaaacacacataaacattgcGCAGTAGCTAAGACAACCTTTCAAAATTTCAAACTCCTTTGACTGTACAGGAGGGAGGAAGCCATGCAGGAGGGTTTGAAG
Protein-coding sequences here:
- the ftcd gene encoding formimidoyltransferase-cyclodeaminase → MAKLVECVPNFSEGRNKEVIDAIADAISATEGCSLLDVDPGSSTNRTVYTFVGPPMAVIEGALNAARVAFKLIDMTKHSGEHPRMGAMDVCPFIPVQNVSMEECVQCANEFGQRLSDMLNVPVYLYGEAARKESRRSLPSVRAGEYEALPEKLKKSEWAPEYGPATFVPSWGATVTGARKFLIAYNVNLLSTKEQAHRIALDIREQGRGKDQPGLLRKVQGMGWYLEEANLAQVSTNILDFEVTPMHVVYEEICRDAKDLNLPVVGSQIVGLIPLKAMLDCADFYIQKENLFVVEEEHKIRLVISKLGLESLGPFVPKERIIEYMVRDNQDDGRLVSLSLQKFVHSVGTRTAAPGGGSVSAAIAAMGAALGCMVGQMTYGKRQFESLDAEMRKLIPPFHEAMSDLLLKVDADSSAFNSYMAALKLPKGTPDEIKRREEAMQEGLKAAVGVPLSLAERINTLWPVLKEMVKYGNVACKSDLQVSAKALETAVFGAYYNVIINLKDITDASFRVATEVTVSALLKNARENANIVLETADHRK